In the Pseudomonas sp. DTU_2021_1001937_2_SI_NGA_ILE_001 genome, one interval contains:
- the kdpF gene encoding K(+)-transporting ATPase subunit F, translating to MSVLDGVSLLLGIGLIVYLLVALLRADRQ from the coding sequence ATGAGCGTTCTGGATGGGGTTTCACTGTTGCTCGGCATCGGGCTGATCGTCTACCTGCTCGTCGCGCTGCTGCGCGCCGACCGCCAGTGA
- a CDS encoding helix-turn-helix domain-containing protein: protein MDEELVMNHHNATACDTPCPVRLTHKELETLHWVAMGKTAWEISRILGRSEAVINFHQSNIRRKFGVCTMRLALVRAIEQGIIRLD, encoded by the coding sequence ATGGATGAGGAACTTGTCATGAACCACCATAACGCAACTGCCTGCGACACCCCCTGCCCGGTCAGGCTGACCCACAAGGAACTGGAAACCCTGCACTGGGTGGCGATGGGCAAGACCGCCTGGGAAATCTCGCGCATTCTTGGCCGCAGCGAAGCCGTGATCAACTTCCACCAGAGCAACATCCGCCGCAAGTTCGGCGTATGCACCATGCGCCTGGCGCTGGTGCGCGCCATCGAGCAGGGGATCATTCGTCTGGATTGA
- a CDS encoding RHS repeat-associated core domain-containing protein, translated as MTAHSSMHARFTQPSLFAYTLYGWPHPPCQRSVPGFAGGFHEASLAWQLLGNGYRAYNPVLMRFHSPDNQSPLAEGGLNAYAYCQGDPLNRTDPSGHGWLTALGFKRMRTSPGSASDRPPMLEALGPGRQRSRLWSLTGDDQGALELIVAERESRAAELGRRLLGAEQAMKKYQANPGRFAQELDVHRPLLEGARSAHNASVELLQSAQAALLYTQENLGRAGITRHARAAINARATAIRKHRDDSYEAQLAALAQHRQSRGIRR; from the coding sequence ATGACAGCCCACTCGAGCATGCATGCGCGTTTCACCCAGCCGTCGCTGTTCGCCTACACCCTTTATGGCTGGCCCCATCCACCCTGCCAGCGCAGCGTGCCAGGATTTGCCGGAGGGTTTCATGAAGCGAGCCTTGCCTGGCAGCTTCTGGGCAATGGCTATCGTGCCTACAACCCGGTGCTGATGCGTTTTCACAGCCCGGACAACCAGAGCCCGCTTGCCGAGGGCGGGTTGAACGCCTATGCCTATTGCCAGGGCGATCCGCTCAACCGGACTGACCCCTCGGGCCATGGCTGGCTTACGGCGCTGGGCTTCAAGCGGATGCGCACTTCACCAGGCAGCGCCTCCGACAGGCCACCGATGCTCGAGGCGCTTGGGCCTGGCAGACAGCGCAGTCGTCTGTGGTCGTTGACGGGAGACGATCAGGGCGCGCTCGAACTGATCGTGGCCGAGCGTGAAAGTCGTGCGGCCGAGCTTGGACGCCGCTTGCTCGGTGCTGAGCAGGCGATGAAGAAGTACCAGGCCAACCCTGGCCGCTTTGCTCAAGAGCTGGACGTGCATCGGCCGCTACTTGAAGGTGCGCGCAGTGCTCATAACGCCAGTGTGGAGCTGTTGCAAAGCGCGCAAGCGGCGCTGCTCTACACCCAGGAAAACCTGGGCCGAGCCGGTATCACGCGGCATGCGCGGGCGGCGATCAATGCTCGCGCAACAGCGATTCGCAAGCACCGCGACGACAGCTATGAAGCGCAGCTTGCCGCGCTGGCACAGCATCGCCAATCCCGCGGCATTCGCCGCTGA
- a CDS encoding RHS repeat-associated core domain-containing protein, with translation MKLRTCRADSIAGAGHPWLCRAKGGLGFNGWLHEPGLAWQLLGHGYRAYNPALMRFHSPDNQSPFAQGGLNAYAYCRGDPLNRTDPSGHGSLFDPLLRHFTTASSKAGKVPKLLRKVSPRKSKGDKPAASRFRDITGQDINDLRTLKQLFDQQLAVQRKLPDTPKALIASSGVGAVPNSVPAPSLTPAKLTHTDIQQAYSFALVNVGNPGITRHSRAQISQLAEQIRVAQGRPAGARFP, from the coding sequence ATGAAACTACGCACTTGTAGAGCCGATTCAATCGCTGGCGCAGGTCACCCTTGGTTGTGCCGAGCCAAAGGCGGGCTTGGGTTCAACGGCTGGCTGCACGAACCCGGCCTTGCCTGGCAACTGCTCGGCCACGGTTATCGCGCCTACAACCCGGCCTTGATGCGCTTTCACAGCCCGGACAACCAGAGCCCGTTTGCTCAGGGCGGGTTAAATGCGTATGCCTACTGTCGTGGGGATCCGCTGAACAGGACCGATCCCAGCGGGCACGGTTCGTTGTTCGATCCCTTGCTGCGGCATTTCACTACCGCGTCCAGCAAGGCCGGGAAGGTGCCTAAGCTGCTGAGGAAGGTCAGTCCGCGAAAATCGAAAGGCGACAAGCCTGCTGCCAGTCGTTTCAGGGATATCACCGGACAGGACATCAACGACCTCAGGACCCTCAAGCAGCTCTTCGATCAGCAATTGGCGGTGCAGCGAAAACTGCCCGACACCCCGAAAGCGTTGATCGCCAGCAGCGGTGTTGGGGCTGTGCCCAACTCAGTGCCCGCGCCGTCGCTGACTCCTGCCAAGTTGACCCACACCGATATTCAACAGGCCTACTCTTTTGCCTTGGTCAATGTCGGCAACCCCGGCATCACCCGACACTCACGGGCGCAGATTTCGCAGCTTGCCGAGCAGATTCGTGTCGCACAGGGACGGCCGGCAGGAGCAAGATTTCCATGA
- a CDS encoding RHS repeat-associated core domain-containing protein has translation MTVSTSVHSNAFNFMSFVKGGVDPRTGQYTLAIELPALQANDLRGPSLPLSLGYNPLNGTDSGFGLGWSLRLSQYMPGNQVVSLASGESFKVTESGDAGRLLMREQKIDSFHFYQVAQDRYRIAHKSGLTEWLEVRGSASHLVAVPVQVQAPEGHVLNLDYTTFNGTYPLLNSVTDQAGQVLLSVERTSSEVRILMNPGAGEAGEPLASFIMSLVGSDHHVIRITLPTEEQASWRFGYQRVNEHLCLSSVETPTGAQEQLFYQDGGHQLPANAGRTPLPRVTRHRVEPGFDQASVDVHYSYGPGVHNFLGGGLNIGWAEDGLDNLYRHGGTYEYQCTETLHVDEQPVRSIQRTFNRFHLVTEEITTQGKARKSVKTLYHDHDGVPFEQQPRQCQLPSETTTSWGLTDDATRFRSEKVTTAYDDHGNLTREVQATGVTEASTWYSAAGEGDDCPPDPEGFVRWLKDKTVTPAPAEGDAPLLRTRYRYLGLPALDGSGQPDWLATHSETLVQVLGEQEQTLQQTSFEYLDTPGDAFLHGRTQRQTLSINGHDTVTDSLYSRESSPLFGQSILRTVQTLSGFDGEQKVITLEHSLFTGEPLLNRDDNDVEIRYHYDALRRVVEETVAPGTPWEASRTYNYQLCANPGEQAWQSQVDVKDVQTVSFFDGLNRVVRETRADADTLGRQDQQRPIYAARYDAWGQLREETELDWLESRQLALSSQYDYDDWGEQRCVTGPDGVRSIEETDPIGTPASAGPIRRSWREEAGGSGLRTGVTETWLSLFEQPTRVERFDRSGQSLSLLSYDYDGLGRKIAERQTVDQGERVTAYRYDAFDRETETTLADDAMVHRGYAAHSAEDLPVRISVEHNGADKLLGEQVFDGLDRRREAITGGRRQVFTYEPGLFQPKDMTTASGELVEYEYQPQLGTEPVRRRLPGSVQAEYGYDVKNALLLDCQEQGEFLAREYFSTQQLKRETRRSGDGTEYQMHYRYSRLGRLLGYTDVLGQEQTCAYDDQGRLTDTDLGSTHAHLEYDALGRVQSVVTRDDQSGQQLGTELAYDDFDRETLRTFDLNGTLQTLEQHWNEDDELTRRTLKEGTELLRDETYAYDARGRLSNYECSGSQPPVDPYGKRVQRQVYIYDALDNITTVMTYSDAGTNRARYFHDGPDPAQLTRIENNHADYPTVIHLDYDDNGNLLRDEAGRTLTYDALNRLLTVSGPGAGGSYHYDPLDRVGGQDDEQRFYQGDQLATRQGAQGSSRYLRGGDLLLAEVGQTLLGTDQHNSVLHELRATGDESRAYLPHGQEGDSPKPDGGPAFNGQYAEPAIGWQLLGNGYRAYNPALLRFHAPDSLSPFDEGGLNAYAYCEGDPVNVEDPSGHGFFSWFRGGRVTTASPVAETVPSRLKVHKPGRSISNLEKLKVVDVRNLELINKSTQGEFLAMQRFKQNPHYLPPKYKSDPTLLREMKRQHGDIQKVAEFDYQQISDQHLPIAAAYDYAFKHVGKPGITKEARRILEHEANEIRAKMTADFRRRFGQSAGSGVDRLFGRRNQHGRFD, from the coding sequence ATGACCGTTTCCACTTCCGTGCATTCCAATGCCTTCAACTTCATGAGCTTCGTCAAGGGCGGGGTGGACCCGCGCACCGGTCAGTACACCCTGGCCATCGAGTTGCCCGCCCTGCAAGCCAACGACCTGCGCGGCCCCAGCCTGCCGCTGAGCTTGGGCTATAACCCGCTCAACGGCACCGACAGCGGTTTCGGCCTGGGCTGGAGCCTGCGCCTGTCGCAGTACATGCCCGGCAACCAGGTGGTGTCGCTGGCCAGTGGCGAGTCGTTCAAGGTTACTGAGAGCGGTGACGCCGGTCGGCTGCTGATGCGCGAGCAGAAGATCGACAGCTTTCACTTCTATCAGGTTGCCCAGGATCGTTATCGCATCGCCCACAAATCCGGCCTCACCGAGTGGCTGGAAGTCCGCGGCAGCGCTTCGCATCTGGTGGCGGTACCGGTACAAGTGCAGGCACCGGAAGGCCACGTCCTGAATCTCGACTACACGACCTTCAACGGCACCTACCCGCTGCTGAACAGCGTCACCGACCAGGCCGGGCAGGTGCTGCTGAGCGTCGAGCGGACCAGCAGTGAAGTGCGGATCCTGATGAATCCGGGGGCGGGTGAGGCGGGCGAGCCCCTGGCCTCTTTCATCATGAGCCTGGTGGGCAGCGACCACCATGTCATCCGCATTACCCTGCCCACTGAGGAGCAGGCCAGCTGGCGCTTCGGTTACCAGCGGGTCAACGAGCATCTGTGCCTGAGCAGCGTCGAAACCCCTACCGGTGCCCAGGAGCAGCTGTTCTATCAGGACGGCGGGCACCAACTGCCGGCCAATGCCGGGCGCACGCCGCTGCCTCGGGTGACCCGGCATCGGGTCGAACCCGGTTTCGACCAGGCTTCGGTGGACGTGCATTACAGCTACGGGCCTGGGGTGCACAACTTCCTGGGGGGCGGCCTGAACATCGGCTGGGCAGAGGATGGCCTGGACAATCTGTACCGGCATGGCGGCACCTATGAGTATCAGTGCACCGAGACCCTGCATGTCGATGAGCAGCCGGTGCGCAGCATCCAGCGCACCTTCAACCGCTTTCACCTGGTCACCGAGGAGATCACCACCCAGGGCAAGGCGCGCAAGAGCGTCAAGACCCTTTATCACGACCATGACGGTGTGCCGTTCGAGCAGCAGCCCCGGCAGTGTCAGCTGCCCAGCGAGACCACCACCAGCTGGGGCCTGACCGATGACGCCACGCGCTTTCGCAGCGAGAAGGTGACCACGGCTTATGACGACCACGGCAACCTGACTCGCGAAGTGCAGGCCACGGGTGTCACCGAGGCAAGTACCTGGTATTCCGCTGCGGGTGAAGGCGACGACTGCCCGCCAGACCCGGAAGGCTTCGTGCGCTGGCTGAAGGACAAGACCGTGACCCCAGCCCCTGCCGAAGGCGACGCACCGCTGCTGCGCACGCGCTACCGCTACTTGGGCCTGCCTGCCCTGGACGGTAGTGGTCAGCCCGATTGGCTGGCCACCCACAGCGAAACCCTGGTGCAAGTACTGGGTGAGCAGGAACAGACCCTGCAGCAAACCTCCTTCGAGTACCTGGACACGCCAGGCGATGCCTTCCTGCATGGTCGTACCCAGCGCCAGACGCTGTCGATCAATGGCCATGACACCGTGACCGATTCGCTGTACAGCCGGGAAAGCAGCCCACTGTTCGGCCAGAGCATCCTGCGCACGGTGCAGACCCTGAGCGGCTTCGATGGCGAGCAGAAAGTCATCACCCTGGAGCATTCGCTGTTCACCGGCGAGCCCTTGCTCAATCGCGATGACAACGACGTGGAAATCCGCTACCACTACGACGCCCTGCGCCGGGTGGTGGAGGAAACCGTAGCGCCAGGCACGCCTTGGGAAGCGTCGCGCACCTACAACTACCAGCTGTGTGCGAACCCTGGCGAACAGGCTTGGCAGAGCCAGGTGGATGTCAAGGACGTGCAGACCGTCTCGTTCTTCGATGGCCTCAACCGGGTGGTGCGCGAAACCCGGGCAGACGCCGACACCCTCGGCCGGCAGGACCAACAGCGGCCGATCTATGCGGCCCGCTACGACGCCTGGGGGCAACTGCGCGAAGAAACCGAGCTCGACTGGCTGGAAAGCCGGCAGTTGGCCCTGAGCAGCCAGTACGACTATGACGACTGGGGTGAGCAGCGCTGCGTGACCGGCCCCGACGGGGTGCGCAGCATCGAAGAGACCGACCCCATCGGCACCCCGGCCAGTGCCGGGCCGATTCGTCGCAGCTGGCGTGAAGAGGCGGGGGGCTCCGGCCTGCGCACCGGCGTCACCGAGACCTGGCTGAGCCTGTTCGAGCAGCCGACGCGGGTCGAGCGCTTCGACCGCAGTGGACAGTCGCTAAGCCTGCTGTCGTACGACTACGACGGGCTGGGCCGCAAGATTGCAGAACGCCAGACCGTGGACCAGGGCGAGCGTGTCACCGCTTACCGCTACGACGCTTTCGACCGTGAGACCGAAACCACCCTGGCCGACGATGCGATGGTGCATCGTGGCTATGCCGCGCACAGCGCGGAGGATCTGCCGGTGCGCATCAGTGTCGAGCACAACGGCGCTGACAAGCTGCTGGGCGAGCAGGTGTTCGACGGCCTCGACCGGCGCAGGGAAGCCATCACCGGCGGGCGTCGCCAGGTGTTCACCTACGAGCCGGGCTTGTTCCAGCCCAAGGACATGACCACCGCCAGCGGCGAGTTGGTGGAGTACGAATACCAGCCGCAACTGGGCACCGAGCCGGTACGTCGCCGACTGCCCGGCAGTGTGCAGGCGGAGTACGGTTACGACGTGAAGAACGCCTTGCTGCTCGATTGTCAGGAGCAGGGCGAGTTCCTCGCCCGGGAATACTTCAGCACCCAGCAGCTCAAGCGCGAGACCCGGCGTTCCGGCGACGGCACCGAGTACCAGATGCACTACCGCTACAGCCGCCTGGGCCGCCTGCTGGGCTACACCGACGTACTCGGCCAGGAGCAGACCTGCGCCTACGATGACCAGGGCCGTTTGACGGACACCGACCTGGGCAGCACCCATGCGCACCTGGAGTACGACGCGCTGGGACGCGTGCAGTCGGTCGTGACCCGGGATGACCAGAGTGGCCAGCAACTGGGCACCGAGCTGGCCTATGACGACTTCGACCGCGAAACCTTGCGCACCTTCGACCTCAACGGCACGCTCCAGACCCTGGAGCAGCATTGGAACGAGGACGACGAGCTGACCCGGCGAACCCTGAAAGAGGGCACCGAGCTGCTGCGTGATGAGACCTATGCCTATGATGCGCGTGGGCGCCTGAGCAACTATGAGTGCAGTGGCAGCCAGCCGCCGGTCGATCCCTACGGCAAGCGGGTGCAGCGCCAGGTGTACATCTACGATGCACTGGACAACATCACCACCGTGATGACCTATTCCGACGCCGGTACCAACCGCGCGCGGTATTTCCACGATGGTCCGGACCCGGCGCAATTGACCCGTATCGAGAACAACCACGCCGATTACCCGACGGTCATCCATCTGGATTACGACGACAACGGCAACCTGCTGCGCGACGAGGCGGGTCGCACCCTGACCTACGACGCGCTCAACCGCCTGCTGACGGTCAGCGGCCCTGGCGCGGGCGGTAGTTATCACTATGACCCGCTGGACCGGGTGGGCGGGCAGGACGACGAGCAGCGCTTCTATCAGGGCGACCAGCTGGCGACCCGCCAGGGCGCCCAGGGCAGCAGCCGCTACCTGCGCGGCGGCGACCTGTTGCTGGCCGAGGTCGGGCAGACCCTGCTGGGCACTGACCAGCACAACAGCGTGCTGCATGAGCTTCGCGCCACGGGCGATGAATCGAGGGCCTACCTGCCCCATGGGCAAGAGGGTGACTCCCCAAAGCCTGATGGCGGTCCGGCGTTCAACGGTCAGTACGCCGAGCCCGCCATTGGTTGGCAACTGCTGGGCAACGGCTACCGGGCCTACAACCCGGCGCTGTTGCGCTTTCATGCACCGGACAGCCTGAGCCCGTTCGACGAGGGCGGGTTGAATGCCTATGCCTATTGCGAGGGGGACCCGGTGAATGTGGAGGATCCGAGTGGGCACGGGTTTTTCAGCTGGTTTCGCGGTGGGCGGGTGACCACCGCTTCACCTGTGGCGGAAACAGTGCCGTCGCGGCTCAAAGTGCATAAACCAGGCAGATCCATTAGCAATCTCGAAAAATTGAAGGTGGTCGATGTCAGGAATCTTGAGTTGATCAACAAAAGCACCCAGGGCGAGTTCCTGGCGATGCAGAGATTCAAGCAAAACCCCCATTATCTACCCCCGAAATATAAGAGTGATCCGACGCTCTTACGCGAAATGAAACGACAACACGGCGATATTCAGAAAGTGGCCGAGTTCGATTACCAGCAGATAAGCGATCAGCATCTACCGATAGCAGCCGCCTACGACTACGCCTTTAAGCATGTAGGTAAGCCCGGTATCACCAAAGAAGCGCGAAGAATATTGGAGCATGAGGCAAACGAGATCAGAGCCAAAATGACAGCCGATTTCAGACGGCGATTTGGGCAGTCGGCTGGTAGCGGCGTCGACCGGCTTTTTGGACGTCGGAATCAGCATGGAAGGTTCGATTAA